The genomic window TACGGCCTCGAGTTCCCCGAGGGCACCGACATGCGACGGGTCGCGGCGGCGGTCGACGACCCGGAAATCGCCGAGATGGATCGACCGAATCCGGTGATCGATCCCACGCGGGGCGTCAACGCCACCGCCGACGAGCAGTCCGAAGACGGGAGTGACGCGTCGGACGAGGCGAACGGCGACTCGAGCGACGACGGCGCGGAGAGCTACGAGATGCCCGACCGCGGGGTCTCTCACCTCGGCGCGCGACCGGACCCGGACCGGCCGACCCGCGGCGGGTTCGATCTGCTCAGCGACGACTCCGATTCCGACGATGACGGTGAGAACGGGACGGAATCCGACGGTGACGGGGACGCCGAATCGACCGAGAGCGGCGACGGCGAGGAAGCCGAAGCGACGAACACGGAGGGAGACGCATGACCCAGATCGACGTCGGCGACGGCGAGGACGCGCGCCAGGGGCTGGTCACGCTCGTCGTCACCGTCGTAGAGATCCTGATGGACGCCTTAGAGCGCGAGGCGGTGCGCCGCATGGAGTCGGGGAACCTCGCCGACGAGGAGATCGAACGGCTCGGCGAACAGCTCGCGACGATCGAGGCGGAGATCGAGCAACTCAAAGAGGACGAGGGGATCGAGGACGGCGTCGACGACCTGCGCGGCGACCTGAACGGACTGGTCAACGACGCGATCGAACAGCTCCACGGCGAACCGCGAGCCATGAATAAACCCGGCTACTCCGTGCTCGGAGGTGACGAGGAGTGAGCTCCGAACGGTCCGACGAACGGCTCGAGGACATCGCCGACGCCGAAAGCATCGACGACCTCGAGGGGATCGACGATTTCGACGACCTCGAGGAGGCCGTCGACGACGCGATCCCCGAGATCGACGACGGGCGGTACCTCTACTGTATCGTCCGGGCCGACGAGGGCGCGGCGTTCGAGGCGACCGGCGTCGACGGCGAACCCGTCTCGATCGTGGCCGCGGACGGCATCGGCGCGGTCGTCCACGAAACCGACGGCATCTACGATTCAGCGGACCTCACGCAGGTCCGCCGCTGGCTCGTCCGCCACCAGACGATCGTCGACGAGGCCGCCCAGGAGTTCGGCACGCCGATCCCGTTCCAGTTCGACACGATCCTCCGGGGCGGTGACGAGGGCGTCCGCGAGTGGCTCCGCGAGGAGTCCGATACGCTCGACCGCGCGCTCTCGGGACTGGCGGGCCACTGGGAGTACCGCGTCGAGGTCGCCGAGATCGATCCCATCGACGACGACGCGCTGATCGAGCGCGACGACCGACTGGGGGAGCTCGCCGATCAGATCGACGACTCCGGGTCCGGGACGTCGTTCCTGCTCGAGAAGAAACTCGAGCAGCGCCTGACCGAACTGCGGGCGGCCCGCCGCGAGTCGATCACGGCCGATCTCCAGGAGCGACTCGCGGACGCCGCGCGGGAGGTCCACAGCCTCGAGCGGTCGCCGACGGCGTCGTTGTCCGATGACATCGCCGACGAGGCCGAACAACGCGACGGCGAAACGCTCTGTCGACTGACGCTGCTCGCCCACGAGGACGAGGAGGAGGCGATCGGCTCGATCCTCGACGACGTGGCGGCAAACGACGGCTTCGAGGTCCGGTTCACGGGGCCGTGGCCGCCGTACACGTTCGCGCCGGAACTGGGCGGCGACGAATCGACCGATACCCAGCCACACCCATGAGACCCCGAAAGGACGAAGAGACGCTCGTCGACGTGCTCGACGTACTGCTCAGGGACGGCGCCGTCCTCCGTGCGGACGTCATCGTCTCGGTCGCGGGGATCCCGCTGGTCGGTCTCAAACTCACGGCCGCCATCGCCGGGATGGAGACGATGACCGAGTACGGCTTCTTCGAGGAGTGGGACGTCGAACGGCGCCAAACGTCGGTCACTCGCCGTCAGCACAAGAAGAAAAAGAAGCGAAAACGGAAGCGGGCGCCGGACGAACTCGAGCGGATCACGGTCGGGTCGACGCCGGAGGGCGAGCGATCCCGCGACCGCGGCGACGAGTCGCCTCGAGAACGCACCGACGAGCGCTCTCGGCCGGACAGCGACGAGCGATCCGAGGGGGACGATCCCGAACGCTCCCGAGCGGACGACGAGTGAGATCACTCGAGAGCCGAGTTCGAGAACGGAGAGCCGAATCGGTGGACGAGCCGAACGTGATCGGCGACGGATAGCCGTCCAGGTCAGGCGTGCTTCGGTCGTTCCGTGGTGAGCTCGACGTCGCCGGAGACGTCCTCCGTATCGCGGTCTTCGTCGTAGACGTACTGACCGGTAGCCCCGCAGAGCGTACACTCGTAGGTCTCGGAGATCTCGTTGATCATCTCCCCGTCCTCGAAGTAGACGCGGCTCTGCGTGATCTGCAGGAATTGGGCGGTCTCGCAGTTACTGCAGGTGATCATATCCGATCGAAGGCCACGACCGGTTGTAGTTATCCGGCTTGTAACCG from Haloterrigena sp. KLK7 includes these protein-coding regions:
- the gvpJ gene encoding gas vesicle protein GvpJ — protein: MVDDFQPSRQKADLAEVVEMLLDKGIVINADIAVSIGDTQLLGVQLRAAIASFETAAKYGLEFPEGTDMRRVAAAVDDPEIAEMDRPNPVIDPTRGVNATADEQSEDGSDASDEANGDSSDDGAESYEMPDRGVSHLGARPDPDRPTRGGFDLLSDDSDSDDDGENGTESDGDGDAESTESGDGEEAEATNTEGDA
- a CDS encoding gas vesicle protein K, with translation MTQIDVGDGEDARQGLVTLVVTVVEILMDALEREAVRRMESGNLADEEIERLGEQLATIEAEIEQLKEDEGIEDGVDDLRGDLNGLVNDAIEQLHGEPRAMNKPGYSVLGGDEE
- the gvpL gene encoding gas vesicle protein GvpL: MSSERSDERLEDIADAESIDDLEGIDDFDDLEEAVDDAIPEIDDGRYLYCIVRADEGAAFEATGVDGEPVSIVAADGIGAVVHETDGIYDSADLTQVRRWLVRHQTIVDEAAQEFGTPIPFQFDTILRGGDEGVREWLREESDTLDRALSGLAGHWEYRVEVAEIDPIDDDALIERDDRLGELADQIDDSGSGTSFLLEKKLEQRLTELRAARRESITADLQERLADAAREVHSLERSPTASLSDDIADEAEQRDGETLCRLTLLAHEDEEEAIGSILDDVAANDGFEVRFTGPWPPYTFAPELGGDESTDTQPHP
- the gvpM gene encoding gas vesicle protein GvpM, which encodes MRPRKDEETLVDVLDVLLRDGAVLRADVIVSVAGIPLVGLKLTAAIAGMETMTEYGFFEEWDVERRQTSVTRRQHKKKKKRKRKRAPDELERITVGSTPEGERSRDRGDESPRERTDERSRPDSDERSEGDDPERSRADDE